In a genomic window of Alkalibaculum bacchi:
- a CDS encoding MBL fold metallo-hydrolase yields the protein MDIKIINNNSMGTNTYIVSIEKEAIVIDPVGSMNTIFDYIEKNELKVKYILLTHGHGDHIGLVPELKEITKAPVYVHNEDEEMINDSLINLSVHFEKTVSFKSDYYYDHKNNLKLGEETITVIHTPGHTKGSVCIQIGDSLFTGDTLFKGSIGRTDFYGGDYNTIIQSLNNIKTLDSNLKVYPGHGPSSQLSTECTTNPYFQL from the coding sequence ATGGATATTAAAATCATTAATAATAATTCAATGGGGACAAATACGTATATTGTGTCTATTGAAAAAGAGGCAATTGTAATAGATCCTGTTGGGAGTATGAATACGATTTTTGATTACATTGAAAAAAATGAACTTAAGGTAAAGTATATCTTGCTTACTCATGGACATGGGGATCATATTGGTTTAGTGCCAGAATTAAAAGAGATTACAAAAGCGCCAGTATATGTTCATAATGAAGATGAAGAGATGATAAACGATTCTCTTATCAACTTATCTGTTCATTTTGAAAAAACCGTATCTTTTAAAAGTGATTATTATTATGATCACAAGAATAATTTGAAACTAGGAGAAGAGACCATAACAGTCATTCACACTCCAGGGCACACAAAAGGCTCTGTATGCATTCAAATAGGAGACTCTTTATTTACTGGAGATACGCTCTTTAAGGGCTCTATTGGTCGAACAGATTTTTATGGAGGAGACTATAATACCATCATACAATCATTAAATAATATAAAAACACTAGATTCAAACTTAAAAGTATATCCAGGTCATGGTCCATCAAGTCAATTGAGCACTGAATGTACGACAAATCCTTATTTTCAACTATAA
- the dtd gene encoding D-aminoacyl-tRNA deacylase, which yields MRAVIQRVNSCSVDVEGEPYSHIGEGLLVLLGIKTDDTQEDIQYLVDKIQHLRIFEDEEGKMNLSLNEIGGEIMIVSQFTLYGDCKKGRRPSFIRAGKPAEAERLYDEFVQAFRSTKISVKTGVFQAHMNVRLDNDGPVTLLVDSEKSF from the coding sequence ATGAGAGCAGTAATTCAAAGAGTTAATTCCTGTAGCGTAGACGTAGAAGGAGAGCCCTATAGCCATATAGGAGAAGGTTTGCTCGTCTTACTAGGGATTAAAACCGATGATACGCAAGAAGATATCCAGTACTTGGTGGACAAAATCCAACATTTGAGGATTTTTGAAGATGAAGAGGGAAAGATGAACCTATCCTTAAATGAAATAGGAGGAGAGATCATGATCGTCTCTCAATTCACTTTATATGGAGATTGTAAGAAAGGCAGAAGACCTAGTTTTATTCGAGCAGGAAAGCCAGCAGAAGCAGAGCGCTTGTATGATGAATTCGTCCAAGCCTTTCGTTCTACAAAAATCTCAGTAAAGACTGGGGTTTTTCAAGCTCATATGAATGTTAGGCTAGATAACGATGGACCAGTGACATTACTAGTCGATAGTGAGAAGAGCTTCTGA
- a CDS encoding RelA/SpoT family protein, with amino-acid sequence MINELVQKIKSYNKDADTDIFIKAYELAKNAHEGQKRESGEDYIVHPLEVAEILIELQLDMPTITASILHDVIEDTNYSYEDICNMFTPEIAELVDGVTKIGKIEFSSKEERQAESLRKMIIAMAKDIRVILIKLADRLHNMRTLKYMPVNKQKEKAQETLDIYAPIAHRLGISRIKWELEDLALRYLAEETYYDLVHKVSSKRKEREEYIEQVIDSLKQRLQKAEIESDIYGRPKHFYSIYRKMYQQNKTFDQIYDLIAVRVIVNSVRDCYAVLGVAHTMWKPLPGRFKDYIAMPKPNMYQSLHTTVIGPNGDPFEIQIRTWDMHRTAEFGIAAHWKYKESVATSKEDSFEDKLVWLRQILEWQRELQDSSEFMETLKLDLFSDEVFVFTPKGDVMQFPKGATPLDFAYRVHSDIGNKCIGAKVNGKIVPLNYELNNGEIIHVLTSNNSSGPSRDWLKLVKSSHAKNKIRQYFKKEKREDNIIKGKDALEKELRRQGLQNTTIIKQHYLEYAAQKTNYNSVDDLCAAIGFGGIKANHIIQKIKNKFKDELNLEQPAEPTVIEQKQTKPQKVYNDLDKAVKVCGFDNMAVRFSKCCNPVPGDNIVGYITRGRGVSIHRADCVNIRHTDDIGRLIDVEWVKHTNANFKAQINIKARDVKGLLTKVTNTLSEEDINIDTLYCKGDTQGYAYVDISVEVKTVKELSKLIKRLSKIPEILSIYRI; translated from the coding sequence ATGATAAACGAATTAGTTCAAAAAATTAAATCTTATAATAAAGATGCGGACACTGATATTTTCATAAAGGCGTACGAGTTGGCAAAAAATGCTCACGAGGGTCAAAAGAGAGAGTCTGGAGAGGACTATATTGTTCATCCTTTAGAAGTTGCCGAAATTCTTATCGAATTACAACTGGACATGCCTACGATTACAGCATCGATTTTACACGATGTCATTGAAGATACCAATTACTCTTATGAAGATATCTGCAATATGTTTACTCCAGAAATAGCAGAGCTAGTAGATGGTGTCACCAAGATTGGAAAAATTGAATTTAGCTCTAAAGAAGAGCGGCAAGCAGAAAGCTTGCGTAAAATGATCATAGCTATGGCAAAAGATATTCGGGTTATTCTTATAAAATTAGCGGATAGGCTTCATAATATGAGGACGCTAAAGTATATGCCAGTGAATAAGCAAAAGGAAAAAGCCCAAGAAACCTTGGATATCTATGCACCAATTGCTCATAGGCTGGGTATTTCCAGAATAAAGTGGGAATTAGAAGACTTAGCTCTCAGGTATTTGGCTGAGGAGACCTACTACGATTTGGTTCATAAGGTCTCTAGCAAGAGAAAAGAAAGAGAAGAATATATTGAACAGGTCATAGATAGTTTAAAGCAGCGCTTACAAAAAGCAGAAATTGAATCTGATATCTACGGAAGACCTAAGCACTTTTATAGCATTTATCGGAAGATGTACCAACAGAACAAAACTTTTGATCAAATATACGACCTTATTGCCGTTCGCGTGATTGTCAATAGCGTACGAGATTGTTATGCTGTCTTAGGGGTGGCACATACTATGTGGAAGCCTCTTCCTGGAAGGTTTAAAGACTACATAGCCATGCCAAAGCCGAATATGTATCAGTCCCTCCATACTACTGTTATTGGCCCTAATGGGGACCCTTTTGAAATTCAGATTAGAACTTGGGATATGCATCGTACTGCAGAATTTGGTATTGCCGCTCATTGGAAGTATAAGGAAAGCGTAGCTACTAGTAAAGAAGATTCTTTTGAAGATAAATTAGTATGGCTTAGGCAGATTTTGGAGTGGCAAAGGGAGCTTCAGGATTCATCGGAATTTATGGAAACCCTTAAATTAGATTTGTTTTCTGATGAAGTTTTTGTTTTTACGCCAAAAGGTGATGTCATGCAATTTCCAAAAGGAGCTACCCCTTTGGATTTTGCCTATCGAGTTCATAGTGATATTGGAAATAAATGTATTGGCGCAAAGGTAAATGGAAAGATTGTCCCTTTAAATTACGAATTAAATAATGGGGAAATTATCCACGTTTTAACCTCTAACAACTCAAGTGGACCTAGTAGAGACTGGCTAAAGCTTGTAAAGTCATCCCATGCAAAGAATAAGATTAGACAGTATTTTAAAAAGGAAAAACGTGAAGATAATATTATAAAGGGAAAAGATGCTTTAGAAAAAGAACTAAGAAGACAGGGTTTACAAAACACTACTATAATCAAACAACATTATCTTGAGTACGCAGCACAGAAGACTAATTACAACTCTGTAGACGATTTGTGCGCTGCTATCGGATTTGGCGGAATCAAAGCCAATCACATTATACAAAAGATCAAAAATAAGTTTAAAGATGAGCTAAACTTAGAACAACCAGCTGAGCCAACTGTAATTGAACAAAAACAAACAAAACCTCAGAAAGTTTATAACGATTTAGATAAAGCAGTAAAAGTGTGTGGTTTTGATAATATGGCAGTACGCTTTTCAAAATGCTGTAATCCCGTACCTGGAGATAATATTGTAGGATATATTACAAGAGGCCGAGGTGTTTCGATACACAGGGCAGATTGCGTAAATATCCGCCATACAGATGATATAGGGCGACTAATCGATGTAGAATGGGTAAAACATACAAATGCAAACTTTAAAGCACAGATCAATATTAAAGCAAGAGATGTTAAAGGACTTTTGACAAAGGTTACAAATACCTTGTCTGAAGAAGATATCAATATTGATACTTTGTACTGTAAAGGGGATACTCAAGGCTATGCATATGTTGATATTAGTGTAGAAGTGAAAACAGTTAAAGAATTAAGCAAATTGATTAAGAGACTAAGTAAAATACCAGAGATATTATCTATCTACAGAATTTAG
- a CDS encoding adenine phosphoribosyltransferase — MDLKSFISIVPDFPEEGISFKDITTLLQNGDALKYAVDQFAHMAKDLQIDIILGPEARGFIFGTAVAYALGAGFVPLRKAGKLPRETISESYSLEYGKDSLEIHHDAIQKGQRVLIVDDLLATGGTLSTSIKLVEKLQGTVEGVFTLIELMNLNGRENLKGYNVQSLITYPY, encoded by the coding sequence ATGGATTTAAAATCATTTATAAGTATTGTACCCGATTTTCCCGAAGAGGGAATTAGTTTTAAAGATATTACAACATTGCTCCAAAATGGAGATGCTTTAAAGTATGCAGTAGATCAATTTGCCCACATGGCTAAGGACCTCCAAATAGATATTATTTTAGGACCAGAAGCAAGAGGGTTTATTTTTGGTACTGCAGTAGCGTATGCTTTAGGTGCTGGTTTTGTACCTTTAAGAAAAGCAGGTAAACTTCCTAGAGAGACGATAAGTGAGAGTTATTCTTTAGAATATGGTAAAGACTCTCTAGAAATTCATCACGATGCCATACAAAAAGGTCAAAGGGTCTTAATTGTCGATGATTTACTAGCTACAGGTGGCACTTTGAGCACTTCAATAAAACTGGTTGAGAAATTGCAAGGAACAGTGGAAGGGGTTTTCACGCTAATTGAATTGATGAATCTAAACGGTAGAGAAAATCTAAAAGGCTATAATGTACAATCCCTAATCACATATCCTTATTAA
- the recJ gene encoding single-stranded-DNA-specific exonuclease RecJ — protein sequence MYRWTLKNRKVDYKNMSSQLRISQEVCRVLVNRNITSRQSIKEYLHPTFENLHDPRLMLDLEKSVNAIIRGIQENKLFRIVSDYDVDGVISCYTLYKALSRCGARVDYVIPHRVYDGYGINERIVRDAKEDGIDILITCDNGISAFDAMELASELGLIVIITDHHQLSYEVFEDGSKEYQKPKAYAIVNPHQEDCKYPFKSLCGAGVVFKMIQLLYELMNLPKAEALDFVQYTAIATVCDIVDLVGENRIIVKNGLELLKSTENVGVKELIKVNNQDIQKISAYTLGFIIGPCINAAGRLDSSDIAVELLITDDEDEAIVIASELYQFNYERKELTESGLEKVIFEIENSQIKDDKIKIIFQEDIHESVAGIIAGRVKDIYHLPTIVLTDSEGIAKGSGRSIEAYNIYEGLSSCRELLEKFGGHSMAAGLSVQKSNIQALRQKINEQFDIDEEELIPKLNIDAFMSIDQVNLALINELEFLEPFGKGNSKPVFGDKNIGLLKGRILGEKGNVLSLKLVSSNKELHDGIFFGDIKKFNEFIEEKFGRDELDKLYNGMNNRILLDMAYYPKLNSYNGNEKIQINILHMK from the coding sequence ATGTATAGATGGACCTTAAAAAATCGGAAAGTAGACTACAAAAACATGTCTTCTCAGCTTCGAATTAGCCAAGAAGTCTGTAGGGTATTAGTTAATCGAAATATTACTTCAAGGCAGAGCATCAAAGAGTATCTCCACCCAACTTTTGAAAATTTGCATGACCCTAGGCTCATGTTAGATTTGGAAAAATCCGTTAATGCGATAATACGGGGAATCCAAGAAAATAAACTCTTTCGCATTGTAAGCGATTATGATGTAGATGGAGTGATTAGTTGTTATACCTTATATAAAGCTTTAAGTAGATGTGGAGCAAGGGTAGATTATGTGATCCCTCATAGGGTATATGATGGTTATGGTATTAATGAACGGATCGTAAGAGATGCAAAGGAAGATGGGATAGACATTCTTATTACTTGTGATAACGGAATATCTGCCTTTGATGCAATGGAGTTAGCAAGTGAATTAGGATTAATCGTAATAATTACGGATCATCATCAACTTTCTTATGAAGTATTTGAAGATGGAAGCAAAGAGTACCAAAAGCCAAAAGCGTATGCCATCGTAAACCCACATCAAGAGGATTGTAAATATCCTTTTAAGTCTCTTTGCGGTGCAGGTGTAGTATTTAAGATGATACAATTACTCTATGAACTTATGAACCTTCCTAAAGCAGAAGCACTTGATTTTGTACAGTATACAGCTATTGCAACTGTATGCGATATTGTCGATTTAGTAGGGGAAAACCGAATTATCGTAAAAAATGGTTTGGAGTTGCTTAAATCTACAGAGAATGTAGGAGTAAAAGAATTGATTAAGGTTAACAATCAGGACATACAAAAAATCTCTGCTTATACTTTAGGCTTTATCATCGGTCCTTGCATTAATGCAGCTGGTAGATTAGACTCAAGTGATATCGCTGTAGAGCTACTTATAACAGATGATGAGGACGAAGCAATAGTCATAGCTAGTGAACTATATCAGTTTAATTATGAGAGAAAAGAGCTTACGGAATCTGGTCTAGAAAAAGTCATTTTTGAAATTGAGAATTCACAAATAAAAGACGACAAAATCAAAATTATATTTCAGGAAGATATTCATGAAAGCGTAGCAGGCATTATAGCAGGCAGGGTAAAAGATATATATCATTTACCAACTATTGTCTTGACGGATTCAGAGGGCATAGCTAAGGGCTCTGGTAGATCGATTGAAGCTTATAATATATATGAAGGATTATCTTCTTGTAGAGAGTTATTAGAAAAATTCGGTGGACATTCTATGGCGGCAGGTTTATCTGTTCAAAAATCGAATATTCAAGCCTTAAGACAAAAAATAAATGAACAATTTGATATAGATGAAGAAGAACTCATTCCTAAATTGAATATTGACGCATTTATGTCCATTGATCAGGTCAATTTAGCCCTTATCAATGAATTAGAATTTTTAGAGCCCTTTGGAAAGGGAAACAGCAAACCTGTCTTTGGCGATAAAAACATTGGACTTCTGAAGGGAAGAATCTTAGGAGAAAAAGGGAATGTATTGTCTTTAAAATTGGTTTCTTCTAATAAGGAGCTTCATGATGGTATCTTTTTTGGAGATATCAAAAAGTTTAATGAATTCATTGAAGAAAAGTTTGGAAGAGATGAACTAGATAAGCTTTATAATGGAATGAATAATCGCATTTTATTAGATATGGCTTATTATCCTAAATTAAATAGTTATAATGGAAATGAAAAAATACAAATAAATATTTTACATATGAAATAA
- the secF gene encoding protein translocase subunit SecF: MKKKFNIIGKRKFFFIFSTILMIICIGSLLINGLNYGIDFKGGTIIQIEMHQTFKTDEIREITDTFDESADITYAGEEQTQLMINTQESLNEEQIESLFSKFQEKYDLKGKDLLSSEKVSATIGDEFKTQSILASVIAVLLILVYITFRFEFLFGFSAVLALAHDLIAVLGAYSIFGVEVNSPFIAAMLTILGFSVNDTIVIFDRIRENRRKYKKSQLFELTNDSVNQTMGRSINTTLCVLLAIISLYLMGVQSIQDFILPLIIGFISGSYSTIFIASSFWYVAQEKRQAAKA; the protein is encoded by the coding sequence ATGAAAAAGAAATTTAATATAATAGGTAAGAGAAAGTTCTTCTTTATCTTTTCTACCATACTTATGATCATCTGTATAGGCTCCTTATTGATTAATGGATTAAATTACGGCATCGATTTTAAAGGTGGTACTATTATTCAAATTGAAATGCATCAAACTTTTAAAACAGATGAAATTAGAGAAATTACAGACACTTTTGATGAGAGCGCAGACATTACTTATGCTGGGGAAGAACAAACTCAACTAATGATCAATACTCAGGAGAGTTTGAATGAAGAACAAATTGAGTCCTTGTTTAGTAAATTTCAAGAAAAATACGATTTAAAAGGCAAAGATTTATTATCATCAGAGAAGGTAAGCGCTACAATAGGTGACGAATTTAAAACCCAGTCCATACTAGCCTCAGTCATCGCAGTACTACTTATACTCGTTTATATTACATTTCGATTTGAGTTCTTGTTTGGCTTCTCTGCCGTACTTGCATTAGCACATGACTTAATAGCTGTATTAGGAGCATATTCGATTTTTGGTGTTGAAGTCAATTCACCATTTATTGCAGCAATGCTCACCATATTAGGTTTCTCTGTTAATGATACAATTGTTATCTTTGACAGAATACGAGAAAATCGAAGAAAGTATAAAAAGAGCCAGTTGTTCGAATTGACGAATGATAGTGTTAATCAAACCATGGGAAGATCTATTAATACAACCCTATGTGTATTATTAGCGATTATATCCTTATATCTAATGGGGGTACAGTCTATACAAGACTTTATTCTTCCATTAATCATTGGATTTATCAGCGGCTCCTACTCAACTATATTTATAGCGAGCTCCTTCTGGTATGTAGCACAGGAGAAGAGACAAGCAGCAAAGGCTTAA
- the secD gene encoding protein translocase subunit SecD — MKKKVYKKKGTRSKSTVGFVLILAIIAFTSFVMINGLQVGIYEILPVKDNVNYGLDLTGGVYVVLEAKEAKGDPVTDEKINRAIAIIQERIDGLGVSEPIIARQGENRIRVSIPDMQDQKEALDVIGKTAQLEFVGPDGEVVLTGERVKESNAVYQTDETGARSAVVTLKFNEAGTEAFAEATAKYINQVIEIKLDGEVISAPQVQTKITGGEAVITGMANIEEAGNLATLIQAGALPVELEPVEVRTIGPTLGQDSLEKSIIGGAIGISLVFAFMLFYYRVPGFIADLALIVYVLLNFLVYSLIGVTITLPGVAGIILSIGMAVDANVIIFERIKEELRIGKSLGAAIDSGFKEAFSSIFDGNVTVVIAGLVLFALGSGTVKGFAVTLLIGTAISMFTALTVTRHLLKMFVNMQIVKNTKFYGA, encoded by the coding sequence ATGAAAAAGAAAGTCTACAAGAAAAAGGGGACAAGAAGTAAAAGCACAGTAGGATTTGTACTAATTTTAGCGATTATCGCTTTTACCTCTTTTGTTATGATCAATGGATTGCAAGTAGGCATATATGAAATACTGCCTGTTAAAGACAATGTCAACTACGGTTTAGACTTAACAGGTGGAGTATACGTAGTTCTAGAAGCAAAAGAAGCTAAAGGAGATCCTGTTACAGATGAAAAAATCAATCGAGCTATTGCAATTATTCAAGAGAGAATAGATGGATTAGGCGTATCTGAGCCTATTATTGCAAGGCAAGGAGAAAATCGAATCCGTGTTTCCATACCAGATATGCAAGATCAAAAAGAAGCATTAGATGTAATAGGTAAGACAGCTCAATTAGAATTTGTAGGTCCTGATGGAGAAGTTGTTTTAACAGGAGAGCGAGTTAAAGAATCAAATGCTGTCTATCAAACAGATGAAACAGGTGCAAGATCAGCAGTTGTTACATTAAAATTTAATGAAGCTGGTACAGAAGCTTTTGCTGAAGCAACAGCTAAATATATCAATCAAGTCATTGAAATAAAACTCGACGGCGAAGTGATTTCTGCTCCACAAGTACAAACAAAAATTACTGGTGGAGAAGCAGTCATAACAGGCATGGCAAATATTGAAGAAGCTGGAAATCTTGCTACTCTAATTCAAGCAGGAGCATTGCCAGTAGAACTAGAGCCAGTGGAAGTTCGAACAATTGGACCTACCTTAGGACAAGACTCATTAGAAAAGAGTATCATTGGTGGGGCAATTGGTATTTCATTAGTATTCGCCTTTATGTTATTTTACTATAGGGTGCCAGGGTTTATTGCAGATTTAGCATTAATTGTATATGTCCTTTTAAACTTCTTAGTATACTCTTTAATTGGTGTGACCATAACACTTCCAGGTGTTGCAGGAATTATTCTCTCTATTGGTATGGCTGTTGACGCCAATGTCATTATATTTGAAAGAATAAAAGAGGAACTCCGCATTGGAAAATCTCTTGGAGCTGCTATTGATTCAGGCTTTAAAGAAGCATTCTCATCCATATTTGATGGAAATGTTACGGTAGTCATTGCTGGTCTAGTACTCTTTGCTTTGGGATCTGGAACAGTAAAGGGTTTTGCAGTAACACTCTTAATAGGTACTGCAATTAGCATGTTTACAGCACTTACTGTAACAAGACATCTGTTAAAGATGTTTGTAAATATGCAGATAGTAAAAAATACTAAATTTTACGGAGCATAG
- the scfB gene encoding thioether cross-link-forming SCIFF peptide maturase codes for MIHKYKLEDTYILLDVNSGGVFQIDEITYDILDYYPDVNKEQTIENLKNKYSIEELSEIIDEIDQLINRNELFTKQDVINPNFINNTVIKAMCLHVSHDCNIRCKYCFASQGDFQGDRLLMDEETGKKAIDFLIENSKGRRNLEIDFFGGEPLLNFELVKTLVDYGREQEKIHNKNFRFTMTTNGVLLDEETMEYINENMHNVVLSIDGRKEVNDRMRYTPNNKGTYDIILSKIKAMADKRGDKEHYVRGTYTKYNLDFSNDVIHLADCGFKHISVEPVVTDPKMDYAITREDLPVLFNEYEKLTKEYLKRQEDKPFRFYHFNVDLDHGPCLYKRVSGCGAGNDYIAITPQGDIYPCHQFVGDEKFKLGTIFEGIVNTTVKDEFHEANLTEKAKCTDCWAKYFCGGGCLANAYNTNGNVLEPDEIGCELEKKRLECAIAIETINRS; via the coding sequence TTGATACATAAATATAAACTAGAAGATACATATATTTTACTTGATGTGAATAGTGGGGGGGTTTTTCAAATTGACGAAATCACCTATGATATATTAGATTATTATCCTGATGTAAATAAAGAACAGACCATTGAAAACTTAAAAAACAAATATAGTATTGAAGAATTATCTGAAATTATTGATGAAATAGACCAATTGATAAATCGAAATGAATTATTTACAAAACAAGATGTAATAAATCCTAATTTTATAAACAATACTGTAATCAAAGCTATGTGCTTACACGTATCTCATGACTGCAATATTAGATGTAAATACTGTTTTGCGTCCCAAGGAGACTTTCAAGGAGATCGACTTCTTATGGACGAAGAGACAGGGAAAAAAGCTATTGATTTTCTAATTGAAAATTCAAAAGGAAGAAGAAATCTAGAAATAGACTTCTTTGGAGGAGAACCTCTACTCAATTTTGAATTAGTAAAGACACTAGTAGATTACGGTAGAGAGCAGGAGAAGATACACAATAAAAATTTCCGCTTTACGATGACTACAAATGGCGTTTTGTTAGATGAAGAGACAATGGAATACATCAATGAAAATATGCACAATGTAGTTTTGAGTATTGACGGTCGAAAAGAAGTAAATGACCGTATGAGATACACACCTAATAACAAGGGTACTTACGATATTATCCTTTCTAAGATTAAAGCTATGGCAGATAAGAGAGGGGATAAGGAACATTATGTTAGAGGTACTTATACAAAATATAATTTAGACTTTAGTAATGATGTGATTCATCTAGCTGATTGTGGTTTTAAGCACATATCTGTGGAACCTGTTGTTACAGATCCTAAAATGGATTATGCAATTACAAGAGAAGATCTACCAGTTTTATTTAATGAATACGAAAAATTGACGAAAGAATACCTAAAAAGACAAGAAGACAAACCATTTCGCTTTTACCATTTTAATGTAGATTTAGATCATGGACCATGTCTTTACAAAAGGGTTTCAGGTTGTGGTGCAGGCAATGACTATATTGCTATTACGCCTCAAGGAGATATTTACCCTTGTCATCAATTTGTAGGAGATGAGAAATTTAAATTAGGTACAATTTTCGAAGGAATTGTCAATACTACAGTGAAAGACGAATTTCATGAGGCTAATTTAACAGAAAAAGCAAAGTGCACAGACTGTTGGGCAAAATATTTCTGTGGTGGCGGATGTTTAGCAAATGCATATAATACGAACGGAAATGTATTAGAACCTGATGAAATAGGCTGTGAATTAGAAAAGAAGAGATTAGAATGTGCTATAGCCATCGAAACGATTAACAGAAGCTAA
- the scfA gene encoding six-cysteine ranthipeptide SCIFF, with protein MKHFVKINKGTLHNLENKGCGECQTSCQSACKTSCTVGNQKCENE; from the coding sequence GTGAAACATTTTGTAAAAATAAATAAGGGGACATTACACAATCTTGAAAATAAAGGTTGCGGTGAATGTCAAACATCTTGTCAATCAGCATGTAAGACATCCTGTACAGTAGGAAATCAAAAGTGTGAAAATGAATAA
- a CDS encoding TIGR04086 family membrane protein has translation MKENSQVDNEFLKLYLKGLLRSIGLALILIVIMTTVFFFVDLNNNLVNPFEFVILLLSVLYASIYVSRRMKSKGWLHGIIMGTIYFAIIFAVNLGTAADGFQIMSILPKWIFFGSTGFIGGCIGVNIR, from the coding sequence ATGAAAGAGAATTCGCAAGTTGATAATGAGTTTTTGAAATTATATCTTAAGGGCTTACTGCGTAGCATTGGTTTGGCCTTGATTTTAATTGTCATTATGACGACTGTATTTTTCTTTGTGGATTTAAATAATAATTTAGTCAATCCATTCGAATTTGTCATATTGCTACTAAGTGTTTTATATGCTAGTATTTATGTTTCTAGGCGTATGAAGAGCAAGGGATGGCTTCATGGGATTATTATGGGAACGATTTATTTTGCCATTATATTTGCTGTAAATCTAGGAACAGCTGCAGATGGTTTTCAAATTATGAGTATTCTCCCTAAATGGATCTTTTTTGGAAGTACAGGTTTTATTGGCGGTTGCATTGGAGTCAATATTCGATAA